The Sphingobacterium lactis sequence AAATCATCAACATCCACACGATCAAACCATTGGACGATGAGGCGATCTTGAAATCGGTAACGAAGACAGGATGTATCGTTACGGCTGAAGAGCACAACCGTCTTGGCGGATTGGGTGACAGCGTAGCGCAATTATTGGCCAAACAATTACCGACTCCTCAAGAATATGTAGCGGTTGACGATAGCTTCGGTGAATCGGGTACACCAGCACAATTGATGGAGAAATACGGATTGAACGCTGCAAACATTGTCAATGCAGTGCGCAAAGTAATTACAAGAAAATAAATCATATGGAAGATTCCCTGATTATTGCCAAGTTTGCTGACGAGAGCACTCGCGAAGAGGCTTTCCGCTTACTGCTTAAAAAATATCAGCAGAAAATCTATTGGCATGTCAGAAGAATGGTCATCGATCATGACGATGCCGATGATGTTGTTCAGGATATTTTTATCAAGGTGTGGCGCAATCTGGAGAAATTCAGGGAAGATTCTCAATTATACACCTGGCTGTACCGCATCGCGACAAACGAGTGTATTACCTTCTTGAACAAGAAAAAACAGAAGCAGAGTGTTTCATTGGATGATGAATCCTCTGCTTATCTTTCCGATTCACTTGCCGATGGGGCTTATTTCAATGGCGATAAGGCGCAGATGAAACTTCAACAGGCCTTGCTCACCCTACCGGATAAACAACGCTTGGTCTTCAACATGAAATATTTTGAGGACATGAAGTATGAAGAGATCTCCAATGTATTGGGCACAAGTGTTGGGGCATTGAAAGCCTCATACCATTTAGCAGTGAAGAAAATAGAGAACTTTTTTGCCAGCAACGATTAAACCTTTGCAGGGCAAAAGCATCTATTATGGTACTATGAAAGAAAACAACACATATCACGAAAATTTGGAAGGCAACAACTTACCTAATTCGTTGCGTGTCAACCCTTTCATTGTACCTAAAAATTACTTTGAGGAGTTAGCTGACCGAACACTTTTCCTAGCGAGATTAGACCAACTGTCCACTGCAGGCAAAGTATCGGGATTCAGTGTTCCGGAAGACTTTTTTAAAAATCAAGCCAGCCAACTCATCAGCCAGATCAAGATCGATCAAATCGATGCTGCGGCCTTTACCGTTCCAGCGAATTACTTCGATCAACTCGGCGAGCAAGTTTTAGGACAAGTGAAGATTGATGGCCTACAAGATGAAGCGGATGTACCTGCCGGGTATTTTGAGCAATTGAGCTCCCGCATCATGGATCGCATTCAGGAAGAAGAAGAAGTAGCGTTCAGCCTGGAGCTGCAAGACACGGGTTTCACGGTTCCAGAAGGGTATTTTGACGCTGCAGAAGAGGAAATCTTGGCGAATGTTGCTGTAGAAGAGTTACAAGGTTTGGTAAAATCGGATGGTTTTACGGTTCCAAACAGTTATTTTGATCAATTATCTAATAATATTTTAGAACAAGTTCAAGATAAAAAAGTTATTTCCTTACCTTCACGTGAAGAACGTAAGGAGAAAACTCCCGCAAAGCGAGGAAAGGTATATGCCTGGTTTACAACAGCGGCGGCAGCCTGCGTAGCAGCAGTTATTGGCCTATCCGTCTATAACGGTGCGGAAAACAAACCTATGGAAGTTGAACCTGTGGCATTGAATGACATTCCTGAAGAGGAGATCATCAATTACCTATCCAGCTATAGCGATGCTTCCGACTTGGAATATATTGCAGAATATATCTATCAGCCTGAGGAAACAAAAGGCGTCGGAACAGGGATCGATGAGGACGTTTTAGAAGATTATCTAAATTATACTTTATAATAATGGTTCGTTTAAAACATATAATTTCAATGATTTGCTTGATCTGTTTGGCATTCGTGGCCAATGGTCAATCTCGTCAGGAGAGATTTGAGGCCATTGAGCGACAGAAAGTTGCCTTTATTTCCAAGCAACTTCGATTGACTCCTGCGGAAGCCCAACGCTTCTTCCCCTTGTACAATCAATACTCCAATGAGATTAGAGCTGTAAAGTCGAAGAAATCCAGGGGTGCCAATCGTCCTGAGCGAGGCAACTCATTCAGATCTGGAGACGTCATTGAATACGATGCCCAAGAGGTCAATATAAAAAAGGAATACCGTTCTAAATTTGCCGATGTCATCGGCCAATCCAGAGCTTCCCAATTCTTCTCGGTCGAGCAGGAATTTATAGAACTCTTGTATAAAGAACTCAATAGTCGAAACAAACATTAAAGAAAGAAGCTCCAAATTAGAGCTTCTTTTCTTTTATAGCTACCTTTGCCCCATCATGATCAATAATAGAGCGCTTTTTTTACAGAATACCGCACAGACATCGGATTCGCCACGTTTGTTGGAGATCGAACGTGCTGAAGGTATCTACCTATATGGCCCACAGGGTGAAAAATACATGGATCTGGTTTCTGGATTCAACGTGAGTAACATTGGCCACCGCCACCCGCGGGTGCTGCAGGCCATCGAGGAACAATTGGCGAAGTTCATGCATGTGACGGTCTATGGTGAATTCGTCCAGGCTCCACAGGTGATGTTCGCTACGGAACTACTGGCGGTGCTGCCGGAAAGTTTTGGATCAGTCTATTTCACGAATTCCGGTGCGGAAGCGGTGGAAGGGTCCATGAAGATCGCGAAGAAGTTTACCGGGCGCCGAGAAATCATTGCTGCCCGTGAAGCCTATCATGGCAGCACACAGGGAGCCTTGAGCCTGATCGGCAATGATGCCTACCGCGAAGCCTACGCTCCGCTCCTACCCGACATTTCCTTTATCGATTACAATAGCCAAACGGATCTTGCCGCAATTACCGAGCGCACCGCAGCGGTCATCGTTGAAGCCATCCAAGGCGAGGCAGGTGTCCGTGTACCGACGGCAACCTATATGAAAGCCCTTCGTGAGAAATGCACCGAGACCGGAGCCCTATTGATATTCGATGAGATTCAGACCGGGTTTGGACGCACCGGGAAACTTTTTGCGTTTGAACACTTTGGGATTGTCCCTGATATCCTGATGTTGGCTAAAGGCATCGGTGGTGGTATGCCTTTGGGGGCATTCGTGGCACCGAAGGAAATTATGGATGTCATCAAGGCCAACCCGATGCTGGGGCATATTACGACCTTTGGGGGCCATCCGGTTAGCTGTGCTTCGGCTAGGGCGTCACTTCAGGTCATCCAGGAGGAAAACCTGGTTCCAGCCGTGGAAGCCAAGGCGGCGTTGTTCCGTTCGGAACTGGCAATCCCACAGATTCGTGAAATCCGCGGTTTGGGGCTCATGATGTGCCTGCAATTGGACAACTTTGACCAGGTATACCAGGTCAGCAATTACTGTGCATCCAAAGGACTTATTATCGACTGGTATCTCCACTGTGAAACAGCCCTACGCATCGCTCCGCCATTGACGATAACGGAAGATGAAATCCGGGAAGCCTGCAAAATTATCCGCGAAGCAATTGCCAAATTCTGTTAGAATAATTAACTTGCTTATACGATATCAACCTAAAAGCAGAACATGAACGACAGAAGAGATTTTTTAAAGAAAAGCTTGTTGACCCTTGGCGCAGCAGGACTAACGGGTTCTTTGGCCCAGGCATTTAATTTCTCAACAGGAGCAAAAGCTAAAATATCCATTAAAAAAGGAGATGTTATCCTTTTTCAGGGCGACTCCATTACCGATGCAGGCAGGAAGCGCGACAACCTGAATCCAAATGACAGCAATGCCTTCGGGAATGGCTATGCCTTCATGGCTGCCAGTACTCTTTTGAATAAACATGCCGATAAAGACCTCAAGGTATATAATCGCGGGATCAGCGGAAACCGTGTTCCCGACCTATTGGGTCGTTGGCAAACC is a genomic window containing:
- a CDS encoding aspartate aminotransferase family protein, encoding MINNRALFLQNTAQTSDSPRLLEIERAEGIYLYGPQGEKYMDLVSGFNVSNIGHRHPRVLQAIEEQLAKFMHVTVYGEFVQAPQVMFATELLAVLPESFGSVYFTNSGAEAVEGSMKIAKKFTGRREIIAAREAYHGSTQGALSLIGNDAYREAYAPLLPDISFIDYNSQTDLAAITERTAAVIVEAIQGEAGVRVPTATYMKALREKCTETGALLIFDEIQTGFGRTGKLFAFEHFGIVPDILMLAKGIGGGMPLGAFVAPKEIMDVIKANPMLGHITTFGGHPVSCASARASLQVIQEENLVPAVEAKAALFRSELAIPQIREIRGLGLMMCLQLDNFDQVYQVSNYCASKGLIIDWYLHCETALRIAPPLTITEDEIREACKIIREAIAKFC
- a CDS encoding RNA polymerase sigma factor, which encodes MEDSLIIAKFADESTREEAFRLLLKKYQQKIYWHVRRMVIDHDDADDVVQDIFIKVWRNLEKFREDSQLYTWLYRIATNECITFLNKKKQKQSVSLDDESSAYLSDSLADGAYFNGDKAQMKLQQALLTLPDKQRLVFNMKYFEDMKYEEISNVLGTSVGALKASYHLAVKKIENFFASND